The Saprospiraceae bacterium genome includes a window with the following:
- a CDS encoding pentapeptide repeat-containing protein, producing MKDTFIHSKTFDLIEVLSKGEYEDCTFSNCNFANRDFSEFKFIACTFIGCNLSMMKLHKTVFQGIKFTDCKMLGLRFDLSHDFGLSFSFDHCQLNHSSFYKTNIKKTVFKNTQLQETDFAEADLTNAIFDTCNLEQANFDRTTLEKADFRSSYNYTIDPEINRVKKAKFSVFGISGLLTKYDIEIEK from the coding sequence ATGAAAGATACATTTATACATAGCAAAACTTTTGACCTGATCGAAGTATTATCAAAAGGCGAATACGAAGATTGCACTTTCAGTAACTGCAATTTTGCCAACCGTGACTTTTCTGAATTTAAATTTATAGCCTGCACATTCATAGGTTGTAATTTAAGTATGATGAAACTCCATAAGACTGTTTTTCAGGGCATAAAATTTACAGATTGTAAAATGTTGGGACTTCGGTTTGATCTTTCTCATGATTTTGGACTTTCCTTTTCGTTTGACCATTGCCAGCTCAATCATTCATCGTTTTACAAAACAAATATAAAAAAAACTGTTTTTAAAAATACTCAATTGCAGGAAACTGATTTTGCGGAGGCAGACTTGACAAATGCTATATTTGACACATGCAATCTTGAGCAAGCTAATTTTGATCGTACTACACTTGAAAAAGCTGACTTTCGGTCTTCTTACAATTATACAATAGACCCTGAGATCAACCGGGTCAAAAAAGCAAAGTTTTCGGTTTTTGGAATTTCGGGACTTTTAACCAAATATGATATTGAAATAGAGAAATGA
- a CDS encoding methionine-R-sulfoxide reductase — protein MENQYNELSPDEEYVIIHKGTERPFTGEYDKFFKPGTYVCRRCNAPLYHSTSKFNSGCGWPSFDDDLEGAVSRIPDKDGRRIEIVCKNCGGHLGHVFTNERFTPKNTRHCVNSLSIKFIPE, from the coding sequence TTGGAAAATCAATATAACGAATTGTCGCCTGATGAAGAGTACGTCATCATCCATAAAGGCACTGAACGTCCTTTTACAGGCGAATATGATAAGTTTTTTAAGCCAGGAACATACGTATGCAGACGCTGTAATGCACCACTGTACCATTCCACATCGAAGTTTAATTCAGGATGTGGGTGGCCTTCGTTTGATGATGATTTGGAAGGAGCAGTCAGTAGAATACCCGATAAAGATGGCAGAAGGATCGAAATAGTATGTAAAAATTGTGGCGGCCATTTGGGACATGTTTTTACAAATGAACGATTTACTCCGAAAAACACAAGACATTGTGTCAACTCACTTTCGATAAAATTTATCCCTGAATGA
- a CDS encoding agmatine deiminase family protein, which produces MKPDITPGSMGFHFPAEFEKQSAMWLSWPHKEASWPGKLGAIYDPYCEFILQVADHQSVNINVADAAMESFALEKIMQSKYAAKLSGISDVLNNIDFYHHSTNDAWCRDHGPAFVINRELSEIAIVDWGYNAWGNKYPPYDLDDVIPTLIGEKLGMKVFHPGIVMEGGSVEFNGKGTLLTTTACLLNKNRNPHLNQEEIEKYLREYYGVDHILWLHEGIVGDDTDGHIDDITRFVNHDTVVTCVEENKSSDNYLLLKENIRDLHKMRLQDGKQLNIVELPMPAPVIYEDQILPASYANFYISNKKVIVPIFRDDKNDFKALEILKTCFPDRDIVGIDSVDIIWGLGSFHCLSQQQPFI; this is translated from the coding sequence ATGAAGCCTGACATAACGCCCGGAAGTATGGGGTTTCACTTTCCTGCTGAGTTTGAAAAACAATCTGCTATGTGGCTGTCATGGCCGCACAAAGAAGCCTCATGGCCCGGAAAGCTGGGTGCAATCTATGACCCGTATTGTGAGTTTATACTGCAGGTAGCAGATCATCAGAGTGTCAATATTAATGTAGCTGATGCTGCAATGGAAAGCTTCGCCCTTGAAAAAATAATGCAATCTAAGTATGCGGCTAAGCTGTCTGGCATTTCTGATGTTTTGAATAATATAGATTTCTATCACCATTCTACCAATGACGCATGGTGTCGTGACCACGGACCCGCGTTTGTTATCAATAGAGAGTTGTCAGAAATTGCCATTGTTGACTGGGGATACAATGCCTGGGGCAATAAGTATCCTCCGTATGACTTAGATGATGTTATTCCCACTTTGATAGGTGAAAAATTGGGAATGAAGGTCTTTCACCCTGGAATTGTTATGGAAGGTGGCTCAGTAGAATTTAATGGGAAAGGCACTTTACTCACTACAACTGCCTGTTTGCTCAATAAAAACCGCAATCCACACCTTAATCAAGAAGAAATAGAAAAATATCTCCGGGAGTATTATGGTGTAGATCATATACTGTGGCTGCATGAAGGTATAGTAGGAGATGATACAGACGGTCACATTGATGACATCACAAGATTTGTCAATCATGATACAGTGGTCACTTGTGTGGAGGAGAATAAAAGTAGCGATAATTATCTGCTTCTGAAAGAAAACATCAGAGATCTGCACAAAATGAGACTTCAGGACGGAAAACAACTGAACATTGTGGAATTGCCCATGCCGGCTCCAGTCATATATGAAGATCAAATATTACCGGCCTCTTACGCCAATTTTTATATTTCAAATAAAAAAGTGATAGTTCCTATTTTCAGGGATGATAAAAATGATTTTAAAGCCCTTGAAATTTTGAAAACATGTTTTCCTGATCGTGACATTGTGGGTATAGATTCAGTGGATATCATTTGGGGTTTGGGAAGTTTTCATTGCCTGAGTCAGCAACAACCATTTATCTGA
- a CDS encoding pentapeptide repeat-containing protein has translation MKKTVFKNTQLQETDFAEADLTNAIFDTCNLEQANFDRTTLEKADFRSSYNYTIDPEINRVKKAKFSVFGISGLLTKYDIEIEK, from the coding sequence ATAAAAAAAACTGTTTTTAAAAATACTCAATTGCAGGAAACTGATTTTGCGGAGGCAGACTTGACAAATGCTATATTTGACACATGCAATCTTGAGCAAGCTAATTTTGATCGTACTACACTTGAAAAAGCTGACTTTCGGTCTTCTTACAATTATACAATAGACCCTGAGATCAACCGGGTCAAAAAAGCAAAGTTTTCGGTTTTTGGAATTTCGGGACTTTTAACCAAATATGATATTGAAATAGAGAAATGA
- a CDS encoding response regulator: protein MIISNNAIDVAILDDDEGIILDLDLLFKSNERFNLKWAGEDYTHFFDRAVHKVDILLLDILLGKNSGIDLIKIIKELNPRIQIIMFTVLEDTDTLVECMKNGADGYLLKDSTSEVLIASIKETFNGGSNMSPLMARKLFNYFTEKKENKSKWADLTDVEYQVLKLLSDGYSYKIIGDKLDTSLDSVRYYIKALYRKLQVNSKGEAIKKFLTP, encoded by the coding sequence ATGATTATTTCAAACAATGCCATTGACGTAGCTATTCTGGACGACGATGAAGGAATAATTTTAGATTTAGATTTACTCTTCAAAAGTAATGAAAGATTTAACCTTAAATGGGCAGGTGAAGATTACACGCATTTCTTTGACCGTGCTGTTCATAAAGTGGATATCCTATTATTGGATATTCTACTTGGAAAAAATTCAGGAATAGACTTAATTAAAATAATCAAAGAATTAAATCCTCGAATTCAGATAATCATGTTCACTGTATTAGAAGATACGGATACACTTGTAGAATGTATGAAAAATGGAGCCGATGGATATCTTCTTAAAGATTCTACTTCTGAGGTTCTAATAGCTTCAATTAAGGAAACTTTTAATGGAGGTTCAAATATGAGTCCATTAATGGCGAGAAAGCTTTTTAATTATTTTACAGAAAAGAAAGAAAATAAAAGTAAGTGGGCAGACTTAACTGATGTTGAATATCAAGTTTTAAAGCTTTTGTCGGATGGTTATAGCTACAAAATTATAGGAGATAAACTTGACACATCACTGGATTCAGTAAGGTATTATATAAAGGCACTATACAGGAAACTTCAAGTAAATTCTAAAGGTGAAGCGATAAAGAAATTTTTAACACCTTAA
- a CDS encoding SET domain-containing protein-lysine N-methyltransferase produces the protein MHQIPGLYTAHDDHKGRGVYTSIPVSIGDLIEACPVIVIPKAELPIIHKTILHDYYFLWGEDMDDAAIALGFGSLYNHAIHPNANFSLDMENNTIDIVAIKDINPGEEVTLNYHGEPGDEGVLWF, from the coding sequence ATGCATCAGATACCCGGCTTATATACAGCACATGATGACCATAAGGGAAGGGGTGTATATACTTCAATTCCGGTAAGTATAGGTGACTTGATTGAAGCATGCCCGGTGATAGTAATTCCTAAGGCAGAACTGCCTATCATTCATAAGACGATCCTGCATGATTACTATTTCTTGTGGGGAGAAGATATGGATGATGCAGCCATTGCTTTGGGTTTTGGCAGTCTTTACAATCACGCCATTCATCCCAATGCCAATTTTAGTCTTGATATGGAAAACAATACTATAGATATTGTTGCAATAAAGGACATCAATCCCGGTGAAGAAGTCACTCTCAATTATCATGGCGAACCTGGTGATGAAGGTGTTTTGTGGTTTTAG
- a CDS encoding META domain-containing protein — MYRLLIVWATISMFASCSKEHCVSTPIENCLITYELNPVCGCDGVTYSNPSHARCNQIDFTMGNCIYSNAILLGTWDFLGYMSDGATMNVDKKVHQYDMFITFKNEKTSISGQEFYIMDGKSAVNFMTGRYRFKNKNELSTHLSFSTRIGVREEDAKSENKFIEFLNALTQFKVEGKYLQLNSRIYSQDGLAIPKDEVLIFKKR, encoded by the coding sequence ATGTACAGACTATTAATTGTTTGGGCAACGATAAGCATGTTTGCATCATGTTCAAAAGAGCATTGCGTTTCAACTCCCATTGAAAACTGCCTGATTACTTATGAATTAAACCCCGTGTGTGGATGCGATGGTGTAACCTATAGCAACCCAAGTCATGCCAGATGCAATCAGATAGATTTTACGATGGGTAATTGTATATATTCTAATGCTATTTTGCTTGGCACATGGGATTTTTTGGGCTACATGTCTGATGGTGCTACGATGAATGTGGACAAAAAAGTGCATCAGTATGATATGTTTATCACATTTAAAAATGAAAAAACCAGTATTTCAGGTCAGGAATTTTATATCATGGACGGAAAGTCAGCAGTCAATTTTATGACCGGCAGATATCGGTTTAAAAATAAAAATGAATTGTCTACACACTTATCCTTTTCAACCAGAATAGGTGTAAGAGAAGAAGACGCAAAAAGTGAAAACAAATTTATTGAATTTCTGAACGCCCTGACTCAGTTCAAAGTTGAAGGTAAATATCTTCAATTAAATTCAAGAATTTATAGCCAGGATGGATTGGCTATACCAAAAGATGAGGTATTGATCTTTAAAAAGAGGTAG
- the msrA gene encoding peptide-methionine (S)-S-oxide reductase MsrA, whose product MDVIYFGAGCFWCVEAVFERLNGVSDVVSGYMGGHVKNPAYREVCNGTTGHAEVVKIEYVPEIISFEDLLRIFWTTHDPTTLNRQGADKGTQYRSAIFYTTEMQRVASLESKSRFATEMWQDPIVTEIKPAGDFHTAENYHQDYYTNNPDQGYCSIVIPPKIAKLRASFSHLIKK is encoded by the coding sequence ATGGATGTTATCTATTTTGGTGCTGGTTGCTTTTGGTGCGTTGAAGCTGTTTTCGAAAGATTAAACGGTGTTTCTGATGTCGTATCCGGATATATGGGAGGACACGTCAAAAATCCTGCTTACAGGGAAGTCTGTAATGGGACAACAGGTCATGCTGAAGTGGTCAAAATAGAATATGTTCCGGAAATCATAAGTTTTGAAGACCTTCTCCGGATTTTCTGGACAACCCATGATCCAACTACACTCAACCGTCAGGGAGCTGATAAGGGCACACAATACAGATCAGCTATTTTTTACACCACCGAAATGCAAAGAGTAGCATCTTTGGAGTCAAAAAGTAGATTTGCAACTGAAATGTGGCAAGATCCAATAGTCACCGAAATCAAGCCAGCCGGTGATTTTCATACCGCAGAAAATTATCATCAGGACTATTATACAAATAATCCTGATCAGGGATATTGTTCGATAGTTATTCCTCCGAAAATTGCAAAATTAAGGGCATCATTTTCTCATCTAATAAAAAAATAA
- a CDS encoding tetratricopeptide repeat protein, with product MKNRILVALIFNMYLFSSLVGQGLDEETGFIYVKAEYLLETGRYDEAVTNYNLVITQNPGYKNALIHRGKAKYALGAYKGTQKDAMQSIELKGIQADNAALLGRAFAAMGESEAAINSFNAAILLDHKNMEYILWRAQIFETSGQRLKACADYETAAKAGNSEAEAKAKNYCGITIPNNRETTTNNNPNTTNESSNPTTSDNTTVQNDTNSTTNPQNTEVTTTVPVTDSTSVSDGATSPNHIPDSEPPIQDENLPKNDDTVNAFVVDDDLNIQISGQELGVRKIKEVPSILILSDENGKVCINICVNKEGQVIKAEFNPTLSTIVQKSLVSLALRKAKEFEFAPGKYDSQCGIIIFEVKGS from the coding sequence ATGAAAAATCGAATATTAGTAGCTTTAATTTTTAATATGTACTTATTCTCATCACTGGTAGGTCAGGGATTGGATGAAGAGACAGGATTTATTTATGTTAAAGCTGAATACCTGCTTGAAACCGGCAGATATGATGAAGCCGTCACTAATTATAATCTTGTAATCACTCAAAATCCAGGGTACAAAAATGCTTTAATTCATCGCGGGAAGGCTAAATACGCATTGGGAGCATATAAAGGTACTCAAAAAGATGCCATGCAAAGTATTGAATTGAAGGGTATCCAAGCAGATAATGCAGCACTTTTAGGTAGGGCATTTGCAGCCATGGGAGAGAGTGAAGCAGCCATCAATAGTTTTAATGCCGCCATCTTACTGGATCATAAAAATATGGAGTATATTTTGTGGCGAGCTCAAATATTCGAAACATCGGGTCAAAGGCTAAAAGCTTGCGCCGATTACGAAACTGCTGCAAAAGCCGGTAATTCAGAAGCTGAGGCTAAAGCAAAAAATTATTGTGGCATCACCATACCCAATAATCGGGAGACAACAACCAATAATAATCCGAATACCACCAACGAAAGTAGTAATCCGACTACTTCAGACAATACGACTGTACAAAATGACACAAATAGTACTACTAATCCGCAAAATACTGAAGTAACAACCACAGTTCCGGTCACCGATAGTACCAGTGTATCTGATGGGGCAACTTCGCCAAATCATATCCCAGATTCAGAACCACCTATACAAGATGAAAATCTTCCCAAAAATGATGACACTGTCAATGCATTTGTGGTGGATGATGACTTAAACATTCAAATATCTGGGCAGGAACTCGGAGTCAGAAAGATAAAGGAAGTACCAAGCATACTTATCCTATCTGATGAAAATGGTAAGGTTTGTATCAATATCTGTGTCAACAAAGAAGGACAGGTCATCAAAGCTGAATTTAATCCAACATTGTCAACGATCGTTCAGAAGAGTTTGGTTTCACTGGCTTTAAGGAAAGCTAAAGAGTTCGAGTTTGCCCCCGGTAAGTATGATTCTCAATGTGGAATTATCATTTTTGAAGTAAAAGGAAGTTAA
- a CDS encoding carbon-nitrogen hydrolase: MAKVKVGIVQMSCTADKELNLHKAIDQIEVAAHQGANIICLQELFTSLYFCDVEDYDNFQLAEPIPGPSTDRLSVVAKELGVVIIASLFEKRTQGIYHNTTAVLDADGSYLGKYRKMHIPDDPAFYEKFYFTPGDLGYKVFQTRFAKIGVLICWDQWYPEASRITALMGADIMFYPTAIGWATSQDAETNMDQYNSWQIIQRSHAVANGIPVVSVNRVGFEQDGAMKFWGGSFVANGQGKLLYLASHDNEETVAVELDLALSDAFRIHWPFLRDRRIDSYQPITKRFIDDEA, translated from the coding sequence ATGGCTAAAGTCAAAGTAGGCATAGTGCAAATGTCTTGTACTGCCGACAAGGAGCTGAACCTTCATAAAGCTATTGATCAAATAGAAGTTGCAGCACATCAAGGTGCTAATATCATTTGCCTACAAGAGTTATTCACTTCATTATATTTTTGTGATGTAGAAGATTATGATAATTTTCAGCTTGCAGAGCCTATTCCGGGACCATCGACAGACAGACTTTCAGTCGTTGCCAAGGAATTGGGAGTAGTGATCATTGCTTCACTCTTCGAGAAACGTACTCAAGGAATTTATCACAATACTACAGCCGTACTGGATGCTGACGGAAGTTATCTTGGAAAATATCGCAAAATGCATATTCCGGATGATCCGGCTTTTTACGAAAAATTTTATTTCACACCAGGTGATTTGGGGTACAAAGTATTTCAGACAAGATTTGCCAAAATCGGAGTACTTATATGCTGGGATCAATGGTATCCGGAAGCCAGCCGTATCACCGCGCTGATGGGGGCAGACATTATGTTTTATCCCACAGCTATAGGTTGGGCGACTTCTCAGGACGCAGAAACCAATATGGATCAATATAATTCATGGCAGATTATCCAGAGATCGCATGCTGTTGCCAATGGAATACCTGTCGTCAGTGTCAACAGGGTAGGCTTTGAGCAGGACGGAGCTATGAAGTTCTGGGGAGGAAGTTTTGTGGCAAATGGGCAAGGCAAACTATTGTACCTGGCATCACATGATAATGAGGAAACTGTTGCCGTAGAGCTCGACCTTGCTTTGTCTGACGCATTCAGAATTCACTGGCCTTTTTTGAGAGATAGACGCATTGATTCATATCAACCGATCACAAAGAGATTTATTGATGATGAAGCCTGA
- a CDS encoding DMT family transporter gives MNLKSKVQQSHWGILIFLSVLWGCSFILIKKALIAFDPVQLGCLRLGISSLAFAPMVWWHRRDIEWKMLPLFIAVGLTGSGLPAFLFAYAQTEVSSSLAGLLNSLTPIWTLIIGIFLFRLNFSNLKLIGVVIGFFGAGMLILMGNGGLSGGIQWQSLLIVAATICYGSSVNMVQAFFGHTKPVIISSMSFFVLGIPALIWLFTTDFLHVMAHDPQAKWSLGAVTILSLFGTVLASMIFYYLVQKTSAVFGSTVTYLMPVVALAWGILDGETISMLHIAGLCLILVGVYFTKKS, from the coding sequence ATGAATTTAAAGAGCAAGGTACAACAATCCCACTGGGGGATATTGATTTTTTTAAGTGTGCTATGGGGATGTTCATTTATACTGATCAAAAAAGCTCTTATTGCTTTTGATCCAGTTCAGTTAGGTTGTCTCAGATTAGGTATATCATCACTTGCTTTTGCACCTATGGTATGGTGGCACAGGAGAGATATTGAATGGAAGATGTTACCATTATTTATTGCTGTAGGGCTAACCGGCAGTGGTCTCCCGGCATTTTTGTTTGCATATGCGCAAACAGAAGTCAGCAGTTCGCTGGCAGGACTTCTCAATAGCCTTACCCCGATATGGACATTGATCATAGGTATCTTTTTATTCCGGTTGAATTTCAGTAATTTAAAACTGATAGGAGTTGTAATTGGCTTTTTTGGAGCAGGTATGCTCATTCTGATGGGAAACGGTGGTCTCTCCGGTGGTATACAATGGCAAAGTCTGCTCATCGTGGCAGCCACCATCTGTTATGGGTCCAGTGTCAATATGGTACAGGCATTTTTTGGCCACACCAAGCCGGTTATCATTAGTAGTATGTCTTTTTTCGTTTTGGGCATTCCAGCATTGATCTGGCTTTTTACTACAGATTTTTTGCACGTGATGGCTCATGATCCGCAGGCTAAATGGTCATTGGGTGCAGTGACAATTTTATCACTATTTGGTACTGTGCTGGCCAGTATGATTTTTTATTATCTTGTGCAGAAGACAAGTGCAGTATTCGGCAGTACTGTGACGTACCTGATGCCTGTTGTCGCGCTTGCCTGGGGCATTTTGGATGGTGAGACCATTTCGATGTTACACATCGCAGGACTTTGCTTAATCCTTGTTGGAGTTTATTTTACTAAAAAATCTTAA
- a CDS encoding tetratricopeptide repeat-containing sensor histidine kinase, whose translation MSFKESILLFVLMFCIDATCTLQNTTNQSYIEQVNIADQLAIKFHYKEAKDQYLSVLKHISTSHKEFTKIKLKLWEINHKMFIFESDSIFLIDIMNAPIKTTGDIIQAHCLKAKGHFLNQEFEMGKNYLDRIQKISEESQNSNYYLTLAIYFAYKSNMTESSKACFKALNDAEKRNDYLMISNIYSKLSRNYLHESLYDESIKYTRKSIQLQKKYNFTNNLGQNYEIAMYYFYLDSTAQDSVMYYAEASLHYATLTYDINTQIYQCLNLATLFAPIDKKKAYEYLNKLNQLKSEYKIPGHILSNIDLYLGVFEMENENYEKAIEIFMNLKERYAKQSRSEEHLCYEYLSKCYLLTGKLDKALEMEQKRSFTKEKYESEASRKELLSSELKYEILQKDQIILSDNLTILQKELDRKKWNILYKNKEAENLLLLESKKLSDEKNKNLNNQYIISNQKNDIILKQKQITILKKNKIIYTIIALSIFVGIIASLVFLHLLWKKSNSLKKLEFLMMSASQNLLKAKKHLEISDENSTIQNTTELHYNFTTFVKDFDVFEKEIQEIIDDTQKYKFRIHHEIKAPIIKIQNLLSKLNTSENISVEEKKTLGLIQNNIKSMKEITEKMLLLSKIQRVALQVSDIDLKEQITDVIENLPLEHQSKLEYSIDSNVKIQADPLLMKILWENMISNSIKYENINRSLQISISASEYPNHYFISYTDNAQGIHVDEMEQLDITRQILTDNQTNKIGLNIIQNIVDKHFGEFKIQETSSAGTTFTISIPRKSA comes from the coding sequence TTGAGTTTTAAAGAATCGATTTTACTTTTTGTATTAATGTTTTGCATTGATGCCACTTGCACTTTACAAAATACAACAAATCAATCTTATATTGAACAGGTAAATATAGCTGATCAATTAGCTATCAAATTTCATTACAAAGAAGCAAAAGATCAATACCTTTCTGTTTTAAAACATATAAGCACATCACATAAAGAATTCACAAAAATAAAGTTGAAACTTTGGGAAATCAACCATAAAATGTTCATTTTTGAGTCTGATAGCATATTTCTAATTGATATCATGAATGCCCCAATAAAAACTACAGGAGATATTATCCAAGCACACTGTTTGAAAGCAAAAGGTCATTTTCTAAATCAAGAATTTGAAATGGGAAAAAACTATCTTGATAGAATTCAAAAAATATCGGAAGAGTCCCAAAACAGTAATTACTACTTAACACTAGCCATATATTTTGCATATAAATCAAATATGACTGAATCGTCTAAAGCTTGTTTTAAAGCATTGAATGATGCAGAAAAAAGAAATGATTACCTAATGATTTCTAATATATATAGTAAGTTAAGCAGAAACTATCTGCATGAATCCTTGTATGATGAAAGCATTAAGTACACGCGTAAATCTATCCAATTACAAAAGAAATATAACTTCACTAATAACTTAGGTCAAAATTATGAAATAGCGATGTATTATTTTTATTTAGATAGTACAGCTCAGGATTCAGTGATGTATTATGCGGAAGCTTCATTACATTATGCCACCTTAACTTATGATATAAATACTCAAATATACCAATGTCTTAACCTTGCGACTTTATTTGCACCTATTGACAAAAAAAAGGCATATGAATATTTAAATAAATTAAATCAACTTAAAAGCGAATATAAAATACCTGGTCATATTTTGAGTAATATTGATCTGTACTTAGGAGTTTTTGAGATGGAAAACGAAAATTATGAAAAAGCAATTGAAATATTCATGAATTTAAAAGAACGATATGCCAAGCAATCAAGGAGCGAAGAACATCTATGCTATGAATATCTCTCCAAATGTTATCTTCTGACAGGAAAACTGGACAAAGCCTTGGAAATGGAACAAAAGAGAAGTTTTACAAAAGAAAAGTATGAATCCGAAGCTTCCAGAAAGGAACTTTTATCATCAGAATTGAAATATGAGATTTTGCAAAAGGACCAAATTATACTTAGTGATAACCTTACAATATTGCAAAAAGAATTGGACAGAAAAAAATGGAATATTCTTTACAAAAACAAAGAAGCAGAAAATTTACTACTGTTAGAAAGTAAAAAATTATCTGATGAGAAAAATAAGAATCTCAATAATCAATACATTATTAGCAATCAAAAAAATGATATCATTCTAAAACAAAAACAGATTACCATCCTTAAGAAAAACAAAATTATTTACACCATCATTGCTCTTTCTATTTTTGTTGGGATCATTGCCAGTTTAGTTTTCCTTCATTTATTGTGGAAAAAATCAAATTCGCTAAAGAAATTAGAATTCCTAATGATGTCTGCTTCACAAAATTTATTAAAAGCCAAAAAACATCTTGAAATTTCGGATGAAAATTCCACAATTCAGAATACAACTGAGCTTCATTATAATTTCACTACTTTTGTTAAGGATTTTGATGTTTTTGAAAAGGAAATTCAAGAAATCATTGATGATACTCAAAAGTATAAATTCAGAATTCATCATGAAATAAAAGCGCCTATCATAAAAATTCAAAATCTGTTATCCAAATTGAATACATCTGAAAATATTTCAGTGGAAGAAAAAAAGACTCTTGGTCTCATTCAAAACAATATTAAATCAATGAAAGAAATCACCGAAAAAATGCTTCTACTTTCAAAAATCCAAAGGGTAGCCTTGCAAGTTAGTGATATTGACTTAAAAGAACAGATTACAGACGTTATTGAAAATTTACCTTTGGAACACCAATCGAAATTAGAATATAGTATTGACTCAAACGTGAAAATACAAGCGGATCCGTTATTAATGAAAATATTATGGGAGAATATGATCAGCAACTCAATAAAATATGAGAACATAAACCGGTCTTTACAAATCTCGATTTCAGCTAGTGAGTATCCTAATCATTATTTTATAAGTTACACAGACAATGCTCAAGGGATTCATGTGGATGAAATGGAACAATTAGATATTACACGTCAAATTTTAACTGATAATCAGACTAATAAAATTGGTCTGAATATCATTCAAAATATTGTGGATAAACATTTCGGGGAATTTAAAATACAAGAAACATCTTCAGCCGGAACTACTTTTACAATTTCCATACCACGTAAAAGCGCCTGA
- a CDS encoding GNAT family N-acetyltransferase, with translation MEITRTNSKHMDFVSLVKLLDAELAQADGADHQFYVQFNTIEKLNHVVLVHCDGEACACGAIKALDNETMEVKRMYVIQNKRNQGLASMVLEELENWSREMAYKRCVLETGKKQSGAKELYLKSGFKIIPNYGQYIGIENSICFEKML, from the coding sequence ATGGAAATCACCAGAACAAACAGCAAACACATGGATTTTGTATCATTGGTAAAACTGCTCGATGCGGAGTTGGCTCAGGCAGATGGTGCTGATCACCAGTTTTATGTACAGTTTAACACCATCGAAAAGCTAAACCATGTAGTCTTGGTTCATTGCGATGGCGAAGCTTGCGCTTGCGGAGCCATTAAAGCTTTAGATAATGAGACCATGGAAGTGAAGCGTATGTATGTCATCCAAAACAAAAGAAATCAGGGACTGGCATCTATGGTACTGGAAGAACTTGAAAACTGGAGCAGGGAAATGGCTTATAAAAGATGTGTTTTAGAAACTGGCAAAAAACAATCAGGTGCTAAAGAGCTGTATCTGAAAAGTGGTTTTAAGATCATACCCAACTATGGTCAATACATCGGAATCGAGAATAGTATATGTTTTGAAAAGATGCTTTAA